One genomic region from Streptomyces sp. NBC_00582 encodes:
- a CDS encoding carbon starvation CstA family protein, with the protein MPASALPETGRPAPEKSRMSLKSVALWTGVALLGAVAWGVLALSRGEEISAVWLVVAALGSYAIAYRFYSRFIARRVLGADDGRATPAERLEDGVDYHPTDRRVLFGHHFAAIAGAGPLVGPVLAAQMGYLPGTIWIISGVIFAGAVQDMIVLFLSMRRDGKSLGQMARDEIGTVGGAAALIGVFAIMIILLAVLAMVVVNALAESPWGTFSVAMTIPIALFMGFYLRYLRPGRVVETSVIGVALLLLAILGGGWIQNSSLAHYFLWSPQTLVFCLVGYGFVASVLPVWMLLAPRDYLSTFMKVGTIALMAVGVVIAAPTLKAGAVTEFASTGAGPVFAGSLFPFLFITIACGALSGFHALVSSGTTPKLIQKESQVRLIGYGSMLTESFVAVMALIAACVLEPGLYYAMNSPAALLGPTAQSAAEAVKGLGFAITPDQLTAAAKAVEEQTLVGRSGGAPTLAVGMSEIFSSVFGSGLKAFWYHFAIMFEALFILTTVDAGTRVGRFMLQDMLGNVWKPIGRVTWKPGVWITSALVVGAWGYFLYAGVTDPLGGIKQLFPLFGIANQLLAAVALAVTTTMLVKAGKARWAWVTGAPLAWVVAVTFTAGWQKVFSGNPKIGFFAQRDVYADAADAGKLLPGATDLDDMHTIVVNNTVDGVIMAVFLLLVAIVLVNCAVVCVRALRAAEPLPTTETPYVASRIDVPEQRDSEPLVGAGS; encoded by the coding sequence ATGCCTGCGTCAGCCCTGCCCGAAACCGGCCGTCCCGCGCCGGAAAAGTCACGTATGTCACTGAAGTCCGTCGCACTGTGGACCGGTGTCGCCCTGCTCGGCGCCGTCGCCTGGGGCGTCCTCGCCCTCTCGCGCGGCGAGGAGATCTCCGCGGTCTGGCTGGTGGTGGCCGCGCTCGGCTCGTACGCCATCGCCTACCGCTTCTACTCCCGGTTCATCGCCCGCCGCGTCCTGGGGGCCGACGACGGCCGCGCCACCCCGGCCGAGCGGCTGGAGGACGGGGTCGACTACCACCCCACCGACCGCCGGGTGCTGTTCGGCCACCACTTCGCCGCCATCGCGGGCGCCGGCCCGCTGGTCGGCCCCGTGCTGGCCGCGCAGATGGGCTATCTGCCGGGCACGATCTGGATCATCAGCGGGGTGATCTTCGCCGGCGCGGTCCAGGACATGATCGTGCTGTTCCTCTCCATGCGCCGGGACGGCAAGAGCCTCGGCCAGATGGCCCGGGACGAGATCGGCACAGTGGGCGGTGCCGCGGCCCTGATCGGCGTCTTCGCCATCATGATCATCCTGCTCGCGGTCCTGGCGATGGTCGTCGTCAACGCCCTCGCGGAGTCCCCCTGGGGCACCTTCTCGGTCGCCATGACCATCCCCATCGCCCTCTTCATGGGCTTCTACCTGCGCTATCTGCGGCCCGGCCGGGTCGTGGAGACCAGCGTCATCGGCGTGGCGCTGCTCCTGCTCGCCATCCTCGGCGGCGGCTGGATCCAGAACTCCTCGCTGGCCCACTACTTCCTGTGGAGCCCGCAGACCCTCGTCTTCTGTCTGGTCGGCTACGGCTTCGTCGCCTCCGTCCTCCCGGTGTGGATGCTCCTGGCGCCCCGTGACTACCTGTCGACGTTCATGAAGGTGGGCACCATCGCCCTGATGGCCGTGGGCGTGGTGATCGCGGCCCCCACTCTCAAGGCGGGCGCGGTGACCGAGTTCGCCTCCACCGGCGCAGGACCGGTCTTCGCCGGATCCCTCTTCCCCTTCCTGTTCATCACCATCGCCTGCGGCGCCCTCTCCGGCTTCCACGCGCTGGTCTCCTCGGGCACCACCCCCAAGCTCATCCAGAAGGAGTCCCAGGTCCGCCTCATCGGCTACGGCTCGATGCTCACGGAGTCCTTCGTCGCCGTGATGGCGCTGATCGCCGCCTGCGTCCTCGAACCCGGCCTCTACTACGCCATGAACTCCCCGGCCGCGCTGCTCGGCCCGACCGCGCAGAGCGCCGCCGAGGCGGTCAAGGGCCTCGGCTTCGCCATCACCCCGGACCAGCTGACCGCCGCCGCCAAGGCCGTCGAGGAACAGACGCTGGTCGGCCGCTCCGGCGGCGCCCCCACCCTCGCCGTGGGCATGTCGGAGATCTTCTCCAGCGTCTTCGGAAGCGGCCTCAAGGCCTTCTGGTACCACTTCGCGATCATGTTCGAGGCGCTGTTCATCCTCACCACCGTGGACGCGGGCACCCGCGTGGGCCGCTTCATGCTCCAGGACATGCTCGGCAACGTCTGGAAGCCCATCGGCCGCGTCACCTGGAAGCCCGGCGTCTGGATCACCAGCGCCCTCGTCGTCGGCGCCTGGGGCTACTTCCTCTACGCCGGTGTCACCGACCCGCTGGGCGGGATCAAGCAGCTGTTCCCCCTCTTCGGCATCGCCAACCAACTGCTCGCCGCGGTCGCCCTCGCCGTCACCACGACCATGCTCGTCAAGGCGGGCAAGGCCCGCTGGGCCTGGGTGACCGGCGCCCCGCTCGCCTGGGTCGTGGCCGTCACCTTCACCGCCGGGTGGCAGAAGGTGTTCTCCGGCAACCCGAAGATCGGCTTCTTCGCCCAGCGCGACGTCTACGCCGACGCCGCCGACGCGGGCAAGCTCCTGCCCGGCGCCACCGACCTGGACGACATGCACACCATCGTCGTCAACAACACCGTCGACGGCGTCATCATGGCGGTCTTCCTGCTGCTGGTCGCGATCGTCCTGGTCAACTGCGCGGTGGTCTGCGTACGGGCCCTGCGGGCGGCCGAGCCGCTGCCGACGACCGAGACGCCGTACGTCGCCTCCCGCATCGACGTCCCCGAGCAGCGCGACAGCGAGCCGCTGGTGGGGGCCGGCTCATGA
- a CDS encoding DEDDh family exonuclease encodes MLADQTTAASSPTEWPAAYPQGYAVVDVETTGLARDDRIISAAVYRLDARGEVEDHWYTLVNPERDPGPVWIHGLTSEVLEGAPLFHDVAEEFAARLAGRVLVAHNAVFDWQMIAREYARAEREAPVRQRLCTIALSKELRLPLPNHKLESLAAHFGVVQRRAHHALDDARVLAEAFRPSLRAAAAGGVRLPLHECRPLTEWSDGPAPRIGRQGGGGYGSYRPSSWRPSRKRPACPYPNPGRYEDGKALKQGMRVAFSGDTSVERELLEDRATEAGLHVATSVSRLTSLLVTNDPDSGTSKVVKARQFGTPVVDEAAFGQLLRDVEAADE; translated from the coding sequence ATGCTCGCAGACCAGACGACCGCAGCGTCCTCCCCCACGGAGTGGCCGGCCGCATATCCCCAGGGGTACGCGGTCGTTGACGTGGAGACCACCGGACTGGCCCGGGACGACCGGATCATCTCCGCCGCCGTCTACCGGCTGGACGCGCGCGGTGAGGTCGAGGACCACTGGTACACGCTGGTCAACCCGGAGCGCGATCCGGGGCCGGTGTGGATACACGGTCTGACGAGCGAGGTGCTGGAGGGGGCGCCCCTCTTCCATGACGTGGCCGAGGAGTTCGCCGCCCGGCTCGCGGGGCGGGTGCTCGTCGCGCACAACGCGGTGTTCGACTGGCAGATGATCGCCCGGGAGTACGCGCGTGCGGAGCGCGAGGCCCCGGTGCGGCAGCGGCTGTGCACCATCGCGCTCTCCAAGGAGCTGCGGCTGCCGTTGCCCAACCACAAGCTGGAGTCGCTCGCGGCCCACTTCGGTGTCGTGCAGCGGCGGGCGCATCACGCCCTCGACGACGCGCGGGTCCTCGCGGAGGCGTTCCGGCCGAGCCTGCGGGCCGCCGCGGCGGGCGGGGTGCGGTTGCCGCTGCACGAGTGCCGGCCGCTGACCGAGTGGAGCGACGGGCCCGCGCCCCGTATCGGCCGCCAGGGCGGCGGCGGTTACGGGAGCTACCGGCCGAGCAGCTGGCGGCCGTCCCGCAAGCGGCCCGCCTGTCCGTACCCCAACCCCGGGCGGTACGAAGACGGCAAAGCGCTCAAACAGGGCATGCGGGTGGCGTTCTCGGGTGACACGTCCGTGGAGCGCGAGCTGCTGGAGGACCGGGCCACCGAGGCGGGGCTGCATGTGGCGACCAGTGTGTCCCGGCTGACCAGTCTGCTGGTCACCAACGATCCCGACTCCGGCACGTCCAAGGTGGTGAAGGCGCGGCAGTTCGGGACCCCGGTCGTGGACGAGGCGGCGTTCGGACAGCTGCTGCGGGATGTCGAGGCGGCCGACGAGTAG
- a CDS encoding sterol desaturase family protein, protein MPNLPDVVLWSIPAFVLLTVVEMISVRVHPDEDAAGYDTKDAATSVGMGLGSLFFDFFWKIPIVALYTAIYELTPLRVPVLWWTVPLMLLAQDFFYYWSHRGHHVVRILWACHVVHHSSEKFNLTTALRQPWTTLTVWPFYVPLVALGVHPAALAFCSSANLVYQFWIHTERIDKLPRWFEFVFNTPSHHRVHHASQGGYLDRNFGGILIVWDRLFGSFVPEVERPVYGLTKNINTFNPLKVATHEYVAIVKDIKKASSWRERAGRVFGGPGWQPAQAPADAPAPVEQSSAA, encoded by the coding sequence ATGCCGAACCTGCCCGATGTCGTGCTGTGGTCGATACCCGCCTTCGTGCTGCTCACCGTGGTCGAGATGATCAGCGTCCGCGTCCATCCCGACGAGGACGCCGCCGGATACGACACGAAGGACGCCGCCACGAGCGTCGGCATGGGGCTCGGGAGCCTGTTCTTCGACTTCTTCTGGAAGATCCCGATCGTCGCCCTCTACACGGCGATCTACGAACTCACCCCCCTGCGCGTGCCCGTCCTGTGGTGGACCGTCCCCCTGATGCTGCTCGCCCAGGACTTCTTCTACTACTGGTCCCACCGCGGCCACCATGTCGTCCGCATCCTGTGGGCCTGCCACGTCGTCCACCACTCCAGCGAGAAGTTCAACCTCACCACCGCCCTGCGCCAGCCCTGGACGACCCTCACCGTCTGGCCGTTCTACGTCCCCCTCGTCGCCCTCGGCGTCCATCCCGCCGCGCTGGCCTTCTGCTCCTCCGCCAACCTCGTCTACCAGTTCTGGATCCACACCGAACGCATCGACAAGCTGCCCCGCTGGTTCGAGTTCGTGTTCAACACGCCCTCCCACCACCGCGTCCACCACGCCTCCCAGGGCGGCTACCTCGACCGCAACTTCGGCGGCATCCTCATCGTGTGGGACCGGCTCTTCGGCTCCTTCGTGCCGGAGGTGGAGCGGCCCGTCTACGGGTTGACGAAGAACATCAACACGTTCAACCCCCTCAAGGTCGCCACCCATGAGTACGTCGCGATCGTCAAGGACATCAAGAAGGCGAGCAGTTGGCGCGAGCGCGCGGGACGGGTGTTCGGGGGACCGGGATGGCAACCGGCCCAGGCTCCCGCCGACGCTCCGGCGCCGGTAGAGCAGAGCAGCGCGGCGTGA
- a CDS encoding lysoplasmalogenase has product MATGPGSRRRSGAGRAEQRGVTLRPRPLLIAFVLATAVDLGSLAAGWHPGHAVAKPLLMPLLAAWAATTGAPRLLLAAVLCGWGGDVLLLSDADPAFLAGMACFAAGHICYLVLFTRYGRPRARGGLLAPAYAAVLIATLTLLWPGLPPDLRAPVAAYSTLLTAMAYTAATRLGLLAGAGGVLFLLSDTLIATGVADWPQPPRPDLWIMLTYAAAQFLLVHGALAERAAPPTAYGDVRSTTP; this is encoded by the coding sequence ATGGCAACCGGCCCAGGCTCCCGCCGACGCTCCGGCGCCGGTAGAGCAGAGCAGCGCGGCGTGACCCTCCGACCCCGCCCCCTCCTCATCGCCTTCGTCCTCGCGACCGCCGTCGACCTCGGCTCCCTGGCGGCCGGCTGGCACCCCGGGCACGCCGTCGCCAAGCCGCTCCTCATGCCCCTGCTCGCCGCCTGGGCGGCCACGACCGGCGCACCGCGGCTGCTCCTCGCCGCCGTCCTGTGCGGCTGGGGCGGCGACGTGCTCCTCCTGTCGGACGCCGACCCCGCCTTTCTCGCCGGCATGGCCTGCTTCGCCGCCGGACACATCTGCTACCTGGTGCTCTTCACGCGGTACGGCCGCCCCCGCGCGCGCGGCGGCCTCCTCGCCCCCGCCTACGCCGCCGTCCTGATCGCCACCCTCACCCTCCTGTGGCCCGGTCTCCCGCCGGACCTGCGCGCCCCCGTCGCCGCCTACAGCACCCTCCTCACGGCCATGGCGTACACCGCCGCCACCCGCCTCGGCCTCCTCGCCGGCGCCGGCGGTGTGCTCTTCCTGCTCTCCGACACCCTCATCGCGACCGGCGTCGCCGACTGGCCGCAACCCCCGCGCCCCGACCTGTGGATCATGCTGACGTACGCCGCCGCACAGTTCCTGCTGGTCCACGGCGCCCTCGCGGAACGGGCGGCGCCGCCGACGGCGTACGGCGACGTGCGCTCGACCACCCCCTGA
- a CDS encoding YbdD/YjiX family protein, which translates to MTAVRKAVGVLLWYARELTGEAEYDRYCARHRRHHPHAPVPTRREYQRMRTTAREGESPGRCC; encoded by the coding sequence ATGACCGCCGTACGCAAGGCGGTGGGCGTCCTCCTCTGGTACGCGCGGGAACTGACCGGCGAGGCCGAGTACGACCGCTACTGCGCCCGGCACCGCCGCCACCACCCGCACGCCCCGGTGCCGACCCGCCGGGAGTACCAGCGGATGCGCACCACGGCGCGTGAGGGCGAGTCGCCCGGACGCTGCTGCTGA
- a CDS encoding VIT1/CCC1 transporter family protein produces MTERETRPEPEPPHGEPHEGTLGSRLNWLRAAVLGANDGIVSTAGLVVGVAGATDDRSALLTAGLAGLLAGSLSMAAGEYVSVSTQRDSEKAALAQERRELREQPEAELEELTELLEERGLTREVAREAAVQLTERDALRAHARVELGIDPDDLTNPWHAAWASFLAFTAGALLPLLAIVLPPADWRVPVTVVSVLVALVCTGWSSARLGAAAPGRAVLRNVCGGAVAMGVTYGVGALLGAAGV; encoded by the coding sequence GTGACGGAACGTGAGACGCGACCCGAGCCGGAACCACCCCACGGCGAGCCCCACGAGGGCACCCTCGGCTCCCGGCTGAACTGGCTGCGCGCCGCCGTGCTCGGCGCCAACGACGGCATCGTCTCCACCGCCGGCCTGGTCGTCGGCGTGGCCGGCGCCACCGACGACCGGTCGGCGCTGCTGACGGCGGGGCTGGCCGGTCTGCTGGCCGGCTCACTGTCGATGGCGGCGGGGGAGTACGTGTCCGTGTCCACCCAACGGGACTCCGAGAAGGCGGCCCTCGCGCAGGAGCGGCGTGAGCTGCGCGAACAGCCGGAGGCCGAACTGGAGGAGCTCACCGAGCTGCTGGAGGAACGCGGCCTCACCCGCGAGGTGGCCCGCGAGGCCGCCGTCCAGCTGACGGAACGTGACGCCCTGCGCGCCCACGCGCGCGTGGAGCTCGGCATCGACCCCGACGACCTCACCAACCCCTGGCACGCGGCCTGGGCGAGCTTCCTCGCGTTCACGGCCGGCGCGTTGCTGCCCCTGCTCGCCATCGTCCTCCCACCGGCCGACTGGCGGGTGCCGGTGACGGTGGTGTCGGTCCTGGTCGCGCTGGTCTGCACGGGCTGGAGCAGCGCCCGGCTGGGGGCGGCGGCACCGGGGCGGGCGGTCCTGCGGAACGTGTGCGGGGGAGCGGTGGCGATGGGGGTGACGTACGGGGTGGGGGCCTTGTTGGGGGCGGCGGGGGTGTGA
- a CDS encoding SURF1 family cytochrome oxidase biogenesis protein: MYRFLLSRQWVILTLVALLLIPTMIRLGFWQMHRHDERAARNQLVTDALSAKPVPVERMTSPGHTVTRDERYRAVTATGTFDTAHEVVVRRRVNADETVGFHVLTPFVLTDGKVLLVNRGWIPANGPSQTAFPKIPAPPAGRVTVTGRLMPDETTAASGIKDLKDLPDRQIMLINSEEQAKRLGAEVLGGYIAQTAPEPKGDTPELVGKPGSEDAALNYAYAIQWWLFAAGVPVGWVVLVRRERRDREAAAGAAQEREAAPAAV; encoded by the coding sequence GTGTACCGCTTCCTGTTGTCCCGGCAGTGGGTGATCCTCACGCTGGTCGCCCTCCTGCTCATCCCCACGATGATCCGGCTGGGCTTCTGGCAGATGCACCGCCACGACGAGCGCGCCGCGCGCAACCAACTGGTCACCGACGCGCTGTCCGCGAAGCCGGTGCCGGTGGAGCGGATGACGTCCCCGGGACACACCGTCACCCGTGACGAGCGCTACCGCGCGGTGACCGCGACGGGCACCTTCGACACCGCGCACGAGGTCGTCGTACGGCGCCGGGTCAACGCCGACGAGACGGTCGGCTTCCACGTCCTCACCCCGTTCGTGCTGACGGACGGCAAGGTGCTGCTGGTCAACCGGGGGTGGATCCCCGCCAACGGGCCGAGCCAGACCGCGTTCCCGAAGATCCCCGCGCCCCCCGCCGGCCGGGTCACGGTGACCGGGCGGCTGATGCCGGACGAGACGACCGCGGCGAGCGGCATCAAGGACCTCAAGGATCTGCCGGACCGGCAGATCATGCTGATCAACAGCGAGGAGCAGGCGAAGCGGCTCGGCGCCGAGGTGCTCGGCGGGTACATCGCGCAGACGGCGCCCGAACCGAAGGGCGACACCCCGGAGCTGGTCGGGAAGCCGGGCAGCGAGGACGCCGCGCTGAACTACGCGTACGCGATCCAGTGGTGGCTGTTCGCCGCGGGCGTCCCCGTCGGCTGGGTGGTCCTGGTCCGCCGTGAGCGCCGGGACCGGGAGGCGGCGGCCGGTGCGGCGCAGGAGAGGGAAGCGGCACCGGCGGCCGTCTAG
- a CDS encoding leucine-rich repeat domain-containing protein, giving the protein MQGLEVVVVRLASTVVSTVARSALRPPPGAGLVERVLEGTVTAGQMLNMRDAESVALLPRLPQLTELNLIGDHGIPPVVLRHSALQFLGLAHNDVVGDLSPLRGLPHLKQLSLNRCPGVTDLSPLSGMPLTHVYLYDFAEGFSLAPLADLPDLRHLVFNFAAAETRLDELSFAPRLTGVRFFHRACATKLSGLDALTSLTSLTVNERHQWRDFLAAGVFSTLETLHILDVPHIDLADLVPHQGLAQVMLRKVEHVEHLAALAELPELSTVEFWGCGPLVLTPLAPLQHLDITLYDCFEVLGADLFPADRLHVE; this is encoded by the coding sequence ATGCAGGGGCTCGAGGTCGTGGTGGTGCGGCTGGCGTCGACGGTGGTCTCGACGGTCGCGCGGTCGGCGCTGAGGCCGCCTCCGGGCGCGGGACTGGTGGAGAGGGTTCTCGAAGGCACGGTGACCGCCGGGCAGATGCTCAACATGCGTGACGCGGAGTCGGTGGCGCTGCTTCCGCGGCTCCCGCAGCTCACTGAGCTGAACCTGATCGGGGACCACGGCATCCCTCCCGTGGTGCTGCGGCACTCGGCACTTCAATTCCTCGGGCTGGCCCACAACGACGTGGTCGGTGACCTCTCACCGCTGAGGGGGCTGCCGCACCTGAAGCAGCTCTCCCTCAACCGCTGCCCCGGTGTCACCGATCTGAGCCCACTGTCCGGCATGCCGTTGACCCACGTCTATCTCTACGACTTCGCCGAAGGGTTCTCGCTCGCGCCCCTGGCGGATCTCCCCGACCTACGGCACCTGGTCTTCAACTTCGCAGCGGCGGAAACCCGTCTGGACGAACTGTCGTTCGCCCCTCGGCTCACCGGTGTCAGGTTCTTCCACCGGGCCTGCGCCACGAAGCTCTCCGGGCTCGATGCCCTGACCTCCCTGACATCGCTCACCGTCAACGAGAGGCACCAGTGGCGCGACTTCCTGGCCGCCGGGGTGTTCTCCACGCTGGAGACCCTCCACATCCTGGATGTGCCGCACATCGATCTCGCGGATCTGGTGCCCCACCAAGGCCTTGCCCAGGTCATGCTCCGCAAGGTCGAACACGTGGAGCATCTCGCGGCCCTCGCCGAGTTGCCCGAGTTGTCCACGGTCGAGTTCTGGGGCTGCGGCCCCCTCGTCCTCACCCCGCTGGCTCCCCTCCAGCACCTGGACATCACCCTCTACGACTGCTTCGAGGTTCTCGGCGCCGACCTCTTCCCCGCCGATCGTCTGCACGTCGAGTAA